One window of Salvelinus fontinalis isolate EN_2023a chromosome 19, ASM2944872v1, whole genome shotgun sequence genomic DNA carries:
- the LOC129816746 gene encoding RCC1 and BTB domain-containing protein 1-like isoform X5 produces MYWLSLPDTPTSEGDANIIGEVVAAAAGESVSVTGMLATRPPLSLLTMERSCSVKSRDSITHQDYAPAPPCSRGHTPPPSQRRSRRTMVDVTKWPLFSLMEGEELSSIRQACVFGTSANEVIYITHNDDVYVFGLNCSNCLGTGDSQSTILPKKLDFLSGRKVVSLSYGSGPHILLATEEGELFAWGHNGYSQLGNGTTNQGVAPVLVSASLLNKRVTEVACGSHHSLALTNTGEVYAWGYNNCGQVGSGSTANQPTPRRVSNCLQNKVVVSITCGQTSSLAVVENGEVYGWGYNGNGQLGLGNNGNQLTPCRLVGLQSLCVLQVSAHTHTHTTSTNINPSLPVQIVSGYAHSLALTDEGLLYAWGTNTYGQLGTGNKSNQLSPVQIMAEKESRIVEIAACHSTHTSAAKTQSGQVYMWGQCRGQSIVLPFLTHFSCTDDVFACFATPSVMWRLLSMEHDDFLTVSQSLKKEFDSPETADLKFSVDGKYIHVHKAVLKIRCEHFRSMFQSHWNEDMKEVIEIDQFTYPVYRSFLEFLYTDNIDLPPEDAIGLLDLATSYCENRLKRLCQHIIKRGITIENAFSLLAAAVRYDAEVSPASTPSNRTWRSSALSSV; encoded by the exons ATGTATTGGCTCTCACTTCCGGACACACCAACATCGGAGGGAGATGCTAACATTATCGGAGAGGTGGTAGCGGCGGCGGCAGGAGAAAGCGTTTCAGTGACCGGGATGCTAGCTACCCGTCCACCG TTGTCATTATTGACTATGGAACGCTCTTGTAG TGTGAAAAGCAGGGATAGCATCACCCACCAAGACTACGCACCTGCTCCTCCCTGTAGCCGGGGACACACCCCTCCACCGTCGCAACGGAGATCAAGACGCACTATGGTGGATGTGACAAAATGGCCGCTGTTTAGCCTGATGGAAGGCGAGGAGCTCTCGTCCATACGACAGGCCTGCGTGTTTGGAACCTCCGCCAACGAGGTCATCTACATCACCCACAATGATGAC GTGTATGTGTTTGGGCTGAACTGCAGTAACTGCCTGGGAACAGGGGATAGCCAAAGCACCATCCTACCTAAGAAGCTGGACTTTCTGAGTGGGAGGAAAGTGGTCAGCCTCAGCTATGGCAGCGGACCCCACATCCTCCTGGCCACTGAGG AGGGCGAGCTGTTTGCCTGGGGCCACAATGGTTACAGTCAGCTGGGGAATGGGACCACCAACCAGGGGGTCGCTCCTGTGCTGGTGTCTGCCAGCCTGCTCAACAAGAGGGTGACGGAAGTGGCCTGTGGTTCACATCACTCCCTGGCCCTGACCAACactggagag GTGTATGCTTGGGGCTACAATAACTGTGGCCAGGTGGGGTCAGGGTCCACGGCCAACCAGCCCACCCCCAGGAGAGTGTCCAACTGTCTGCAGAACAAGGTGGTCGTCAGCATCACATGTGGTCAAACCTCCTCTCTGGCTGTGGTTGAGAATGGAGAG GTGTACGGCTGGGGATATAACGGAAACGGCCAACTGGGGCTAGGCAACAATGGGAATCAGCTGACACCTTGTCGCCTGGTGGGCTTGCAGAGTCTCTGTGTGCTACAggtgagtgcacacacacacacacacactacctccaCTAACATTAACCCCTCTCTTCCCGTCCAGATAGTGTCTGGCTATGCCCACTCCTTGGCCCTAACGGACGAGGGGCTGCTGTATGCCTGGGGGACCAACACCTATGGCCAGCTGGGCACAGGCAACAAGAGCAACCAACTCAGCCCAGTCCAGATCATGGCTGAGAAGGAGAG cagGATTGTAGAGATTGCAGCATGCCActccacacacacctcagcagcTAAGACTCAGAGTGGCCAGGTGTACATGTGGGGCCAGTGTAGGGGTCAGTCCATCGTCTTGCCCTTCCTCACACACTTCTCCTGCACTGATGACGTTTTTGCTTGCTTCGCCACGCCCTccgtcatgtggaggctgctctCTATGG AGCATGATGACTTCCTGACAGTGTCCCAGTCTTTAAAGAAGGAGTTTGACAGCCCAGAGACGGCCGACCTCAAGTTCAGCGTGGACGGCAAATACATCCATGTGCACAAGGCTGTGCTCAAGATCAG GTGTGAGCACTTCAGGTCCATGTTCCAGTCCCATTGGAATGAAGACATGAAGGAGGTGATAGAGATCGACCAGTTCACCTACCCCGTCTACCGCTCCTTCCTAGAGTTCCTCTACACAGACAACATAGACCTGCCCCCAGAGGATGCTATTG GTCTGCTGGACCTGGCCACATCCTACTGTGAGAACCGCCTGAAGCGTCTCTGTCAGCACATCATCAAGAGAGGCATCACCATAGAGAACGCCTTCTCTCTGCTCGCTGCCGCCGTGCGCTACGACGCAGAGGTCAGTCCCGCTTCCACACCTAGCAACAG GACCTGGAGGAGTTCTGCTTTAAGTTCTGTGTGA
- the LOC129816746 gene encoding RCC1 and BTB domain-containing protein 1-like isoform X6, whose amino-acid sequence MYWLSLPDTPTSEGDANIIGEVVAAAAGESVSVTGMLATRPPLSLLTMERSCSVKSRDSITHQDYAPAPPCSRGHTPPPSQRRSRRTMVDVTKWPLFSLMEGEELSSIRQACVFGTSANEVIYITHNDDVYVFGLNCSNCLGTGDSQSTILPKKLDFLSGRKVVSLSYGSGPHILLATEEGELFAWGHNGYSQLGNGTTNQGVAPVLVSASLLNKRVTEVACGSHHSLALTNTGEVYAWGYNNCGQVGSGSTANQPTPRRVSNCLQNKVVVSITCGQTSSLAVVENGEVYGWGYNGNGQLGLGNNGNQLTPCRLVGLQSLCVLQVSAHTHTHTTSTNINPSLPVQIVSGYAHSLALTDEGLLYAWGTNTYGQLGTGNKSNQLSPVQIMAEKESRIVEIAACHSTHTSAAKTQSGQVYMWGQCRGQSIVLPFLTHFSCTDDVFACFATPSVMWRLLSMEHDDFLTVSQSLKKEFDSPETADLKFSVDGKYIHVHKAVLKIRCEHFRSMFQSHWNEDMKEVIEIDQFTYPVYRSFLEFLYTDNIDLPPEDAIGLLDLATSYCENRLKRLCQHIIKRGITIENAFSLLAAAVRYDAEDNDPTHLQAV is encoded by the exons ATGTATTGGCTCTCACTTCCGGACACACCAACATCGGAGGGAGATGCTAACATTATCGGAGAGGTGGTAGCGGCGGCGGCAGGAGAAAGCGTTTCAGTGACCGGGATGCTAGCTACCCGTCCACCG TTGTCATTATTGACTATGGAACGCTCTTGTAG TGTGAAAAGCAGGGATAGCATCACCCACCAAGACTACGCACCTGCTCCTCCCTGTAGCCGGGGACACACCCCTCCACCGTCGCAACGGAGATCAAGACGCACTATGGTGGATGTGACAAAATGGCCGCTGTTTAGCCTGATGGAAGGCGAGGAGCTCTCGTCCATACGACAGGCCTGCGTGTTTGGAACCTCCGCCAACGAGGTCATCTACATCACCCACAATGATGAC GTGTATGTGTTTGGGCTGAACTGCAGTAACTGCCTGGGAACAGGGGATAGCCAAAGCACCATCCTACCTAAGAAGCTGGACTTTCTGAGTGGGAGGAAAGTGGTCAGCCTCAGCTATGGCAGCGGACCCCACATCCTCCTGGCCACTGAGG AGGGCGAGCTGTTTGCCTGGGGCCACAATGGTTACAGTCAGCTGGGGAATGGGACCACCAACCAGGGGGTCGCTCCTGTGCTGGTGTCTGCCAGCCTGCTCAACAAGAGGGTGACGGAAGTGGCCTGTGGTTCACATCACTCCCTGGCCCTGACCAACactggagag GTGTATGCTTGGGGCTACAATAACTGTGGCCAGGTGGGGTCAGGGTCCACGGCCAACCAGCCCACCCCCAGGAGAGTGTCCAACTGTCTGCAGAACAAGGTGGTCGTCAGCATCACATGTGGTCAAACCTCCTCTCTGGCTGTGGTTGAGAATGGAGAG GTGTACGGCTGGGGATATAACGGAAACGGCCAACTGGGGCTAGGCAACAATGGGAATCAGCTGACACCTTGTCGCCTGGTGGGCTTGCAGAGTCTCTGTGTGCTACAggtgagtgcacacacacacacacacactacctccaCTAACATTAACCCCTCTCTTCCCGTCCAGATAGTGTCTGGCTATGCCCACTCCTTGGCCCTAACGGACGAGGGGCTGCTGTATGCCTGGGGGACCAACACCTATGGCCAGCTGGGCACAGGCAACAAGAGCAACCAACTCAGCCCAGTCCAGATCATGGCTGAGAAGGAGAG cagGATTGTAGAGATTGCAGCATGCCActccacacacacctcagcagcTAAGACTCAGAGTGGCCAGGTGTACATGTGGGGCCAGTGTAGGGGTCAGTCCATCGTCTTGCCCTTCCTCACACACTTCTCCTGCACTGATGACGTTTTTGCTTGCTTCGCCACGCCCTccgtcatgtggaggctgctctCTATGG AGCATGATGACTTCCTGACAGTGTCCCAGTCTTTAAAGAAGGAGTTTGACAGCCCAGAGACGGCCGACCTCAAGTTCAGCGTGGACGGCAAATACATCCATGTGCACAAGGCTGTGCTCAAGATCAG GTGTGAGCACTTCAGGTCCATGTTCCAGTCCCATTGGAATGAAGACATGAAGGAGGTGATAGAGATCGACCAGTTCACCTACCCCGTCTACCGCTCCTTCCTAGAGTTCCTCTACACAGACAACATAGACCTGCCCCCAGAGGATGCTATTG GTCTGCTGGACCTGGCCACATCCTACTGTGAGAACCGCCTGAAGCGTCTCTGTCAGCACATCATCAAGAGAGGCATCACCATAGAGAACGCCTTCTCTCTGCTCGCTGCCGCCGTGCGCTACGACGCAGAG
- the LOC129816746 gene encoding RCC1 and BTB domain-containing protein 1-like isoform X1, with the protein MYWLSLPDTPTSEGDANIIGEVVAAAAGESVSVTGMLATRPPLSLLTMERSCSVKSRDSITHQDYAPAPPCSRGHTPPPSQRRSRRTMVDVTKWPLFSLMEGEELSSIRQACVFGTSANEVIYITHNDDVYVFGLNCSNCLGTGDSQSTILPKKLDFLSGRKVVSLSYGSGPHILLATEEGELFAWGHNGYSQLGNGTTNQGVAPVLVSASLLNKRVTEVACGSHHSLALTNTGEVYAWGYNNCGQVGSGSTANQPTPRRVSNCLQNKVVVSITCGQTSSLAVVENGEVYGWGYNGNGQLGLGNNGNQLTPCRLVGLQSLCVLQVSAHTHTHTTSTNINPSLPVQIVSGYAHSLALTDEGLLYAWGTNTYGQLGTGNKSNQLSPVQIMAEKESRIVEIAACHSTHTSAAKTQSGQVYMWGQCRGQSIVLPFLTHFSCTDDVFACFATPSVMWRLLSMEHDDFLTVSQSLKKEFDSPETADLKFSVDGKYIHVHKAVLKIRCEHFRSMFQSHWNEDMKEVIEIDQFTYPVYRSFLEFLYTDNIDLPPEDAIGLLDLATSYCENRLKRLCQHIIKRGITIENAFSLLAAAVRYDAEDLEEFCFKFCVNHLTEVTQTAAFWQIEGNLLKEFICRASRCGAFKN; encoded by the exons ATGTATTGGCTCTCACTTCCGGACACACCAACATCGGAGGGAGATGCTAACATTATCGGAGAGGTGGTAGCGGCGGCGGCAGGAGAAAGCGTTTCAGTGACCGGGATGCTAGCTACCCGTCCACCG TTGTCATTATTGACTATGGAACGCTCTTGTAG TGTGAAAAGCAGGGATAGCATCACCCACCAAGACTACGCACCTGCTCCTCCCTGTAGCCGGGGACACACCCCTCCACCGTCGCAACGGAGATCAAGACGCACTATGGTGGATGTGACAAAATGGCCGCTGTTTAGCCTGATGGAAGGCGAGGAGCTCTCGTCCATACGACAGGCCTGCGTGTTTGGAACCTCCGCCAACGAGGTCATCTACATCACCCACAATGATGAC GTGTATGTGTTTGGGCTGAACTGCAGTAACTGCCTGGGAACAGGGGATAGCCAAAGCACCATCCTACCTAAGAAGCTGGACTTTCTGAGTGGGAGGAAAGTGGTCAGCCTCAGCTATGGCAGCGGACCCCACATCCTCCTGGCCACTGAGG AGGGCGAGCTGTTTGCCTGGGGCCACAATGGTTACAGTCAGCTGGGGAATGGGACCACCAACCAGGGGGTCGCTCCTGTGCTGGTGTCTGCCAGCCTGCTCAACAAGAGGGTGACGGAAGTGGCCTGTGGTTCACATCACTCCCTGGCCCTGACCAACactggagag GTGTATGCTTGGGGCTACAATAACTGTGGCCAGGTGGGGTCAGGGTCCACGGCCAACCAGCCCACCCCCAGGAGAGTGTCCAACTGTCTGCAGAACAAGGTGGTCGTCAGCATCACATGTGGTCAAACCTCCTCTCTGGCTGTGGTTGAGAATGGAGAG GTGTACGGCTGGGGATATAACGGAAACGGCCAACTGGGGCTAGGCAACAATGGGAATCAGCTGACACCTTGTCGCCTGGTGGGCTTGCAGAGTCTCTGTGTGCTACAggtgagtgcacacacacacacacacactacctccaCTAACATTAACCCCTCTCTTCCCGTCCAGATAGTGTCTGGCTATGCCCACTCCTTGGCCCTAACGGACGAGGGGCTGCTGTATGCCTGGGGGACCAACACCTATGGCCAGCTGGGCACAGGCAACAAGAGCAACCAACTCAGCCCAGTCCAGATCATGGCTGAGAAGGAGAG cagGATTGTAGAGATTGCAGCATGCCActccacacacacctcagcagcTAAGACTCAGAGTGGCCAGGTGTACATGTGGGGCCAGTGTAGGGGTCAGTCCATCGTCTTGCCCTTCCTCACACACTTCTCCTGCACTGATGACGTTTTTGCTTGCTTCGCCACGCCCTccgtcatgtggaggctgctctCTATGG AGCATGATGACTTCCTGACAGTGTCCCAGTCTTTAAAGAAGGAGTTTGACAGCCCAGAGACGGCCGACCTCAAGTTCAGCGTGGACGGCAAATACATCCATGTGCACAAGGCTGTGCTCAAGATCAG GTGTGAGCACTTCAGGTCCATGTTCCAGTCCCATTGGAATGAAGACATGAAGGAGGTGATAGAGATCGACCAGTTCACCTACCCCGTCTACCGCTCCTTCCTAGAGTTCCTCTACACAGACAACATAGACCTGCCCCCAGAGGATGCTATTG GTCTGCTGGACCTGGCCACATCCTACTGTGAGAACCGCCTGAAGCGTCTCTGTCAGCACATCATCAAGAGAGGCATCACCATAGAGAACGCCTTCTCTCTGCTCGCTGCCGCCGTGCGCTACGACGCAGAG GACCTGGAGGAGTTCTGCTTTAAGTTCTGTGTGAACCACCTGACGGA
- the LOC129816746 gene encoding RCC1 and BTB domain-containing protein 1-like isoform X2 — MYWLSLPDTPTSEGDANIIGEVVAAAAGESVSVTGMLATRPPLSLLTMERSCSVKSRDSITHQDYAPAPPCSRGHTPPPSQRRSRRTMVDVTKWPLFSLMEGEELSSIRQACVFGTSANEVIYITHNDDVYVFGLNCSNCLGTGDSQSTILPKKLDFLSGRKVVSLSYGSGPHILLATEEGELFAWGHNGYSQLGNGTTNQGVAPVLVSASLLNKRVTEVACGSHHSLALTNTGEVYAWGYNNCGQVGSGSTANQPTPRRVSNCLQNKVVVSITCGQTSSLAVVENGEVYGWGYNGNGQLGLGNNGNQLTPCRLVGLQSLCVLQVSAHTHTHTTSTNINPSLPVQIVSGYAHSLALTDEGLLYAWGTNTYGQLGTGNKSNQLSPVQIMAEKERIVEIAACHSTHTSAAKTQSGQVYMWGQCRGQSIVLPFLTHFSCTDDVFACFATPSVMWRLLSMEHDDFLTVSQSLKKEFDSPETADLKFSVDGKYIHVHKAVLKIRCEHFRSMFQSHWNEDMKEVIEIDQFTYPVYRSFLEFLYTDNIDLPPEDAIGLLDLATSYCENRLKRLCQHIIKRGITIENAFSLLAAAVRYDAEDLEEFCFKFCVNHLTEVTQTAAFWQIEGNLLKEFICRASRCGAFKN; from the exons ATGTATTGGCTCTCACTTCCGGACACACCAACATCGGAGGGAGATGCTAACATTATCGGAGAGGTGGTAGCGGCGGCGGCAGGAGAAAGCGTTTCAGTGACCGGGATGCTAGCTACCCGTCCACCG TTGTCATTATTGACTATGGAACGCTCTTGTAG TGTGAAAAGCAGGGATAGCATCACCCACCAAGACTACGCACCTGCTCCTCCCTGTAGCCGGGGACACACCCCTCCACCGTCGCAACGGAGATCAAGACGCACTATGGTGGATGTGACAAAATGGCCGCTGTTTAGCCTGATGGAAGGCGAGGAGCTCTCGTCCATACGACAGGCCTGCGTGTTTGGAACCTCCGCCAACGAGGTCATCTACATCACCCACAATGATGAC GTGTATGTGTTTGGGCTGAACTGCAGTAACTGCCTGGGAACAGGGGATAGCCAAAGCACCATCCTACCTAAGAAGCTGGACTTTCTGAGTGGGAGGAAAGTGGTCAGCCTCAGCTATGGCAGCGGACCCCACATCCTCCTGGCCACTGAGG AGGGCGAGCTGTTTGCCTGGGGCCACAATGGTTACAGTCAGCTGGGGAATGGGACCACCAACCAGGGGGTCGCTCCTGTGCTGGTGTCTGCCAGCCTGCTCAACAAGAGGGTGACGGAAGTGGCCTGTGGTTCACATCACTCCCTGGCCCTGACCAACactggagag GTGTATGCTTGGGGCTACAATAACTGTGGCCAGGTGGGGTCAGGGTCCACGGCCAACCAGCCCACCCCCAGGAGAGTGTCCAACTGTCTGCAGAACAAGGTGGTCGTCAGCATCACATGTGGTCAAACCTCCTCTCTGGCTGTGGTTGAGAATGGAGAG GTGTACGGCTGGGGATATAACGGAAACGGCCAACTGGGGCTAGGCAACAATGGGAATCAGCTGACACCTTGTCGCCTGGTGGGCTTGCAGAGTCTCTGTGTGCTACAggtgagtgcacacacacacacacacactacctccaCTAACATTAACCCCTCTCTTCCCGTCCAGATAGTGTCTGGCTATGCCCACTCCTTGGCCCTAACGGACGAGGGGCTGCTGTATGCCTGGGGGACCAACACCTATGGCCAGCTGGGCACAGGCAACAAGAGCAACCAACTCAGCCCAGTCCAGATCATGGCTGAGAAGGAGAG GATTGTAGAGATTGCAGCATGCCActccacacacacctcagcagcTAAGACTCAGAGTGGCCAGGTGTACATGTGGGGCCAGTGTAGGGGTCAGTCCATCGTCTTGCCCTTCCTCACACACTTCTCCTGCACTGATGACGTTTTTGCTTGCTTCGCCACGCCCTccgtcatgtggaggctgctctCTATGG AGCATGATGACTTCCTGACAGTGTCCCAGTCTTTAAAGAAGGAGTTTGACAGCCCAGAGACGGCCGACCTCAAGTTCAGCGTGGACGGCAAATACATCCATGTGCACAAGGCTGTGCTCAAGATCAG GTGTGAGCACTTCAGGTCCATGTTCCAGTCCCATTGGAATGAAGACATGAAGGAGGTGATAGAGATCGACCAGTTCACCTACCCCGTCTACCGCTCCTTCCTAGAGTTCCTCTACACAGACAACATAGACCTGCCCCCAGAGGATGCTATTG GTCTGCTGGACCTGGCCACATCCTACTGTGAGAACCGCCTGAAGCGTCTCTGTCAGCACATCATCAAGAGAGGCATCACCATAGAGAACGCCTTCTCTCTGCTCGCTGCCGCCGTGCGCTACGACGCAGAG GACCTGGAGGAGTTCTGCTTTAAGTTCTGTGTGAACCACCTGACGGA
- the LOC129816746 gene encoding RCC1 and BTB domain-containing protein 1-like isoform X3: protein MYWLSLPDTPTSEGDANIIGEVVAAAAGESVSVTGMLATRPPLSLLTMERSCSVKSRDSITHQDYAPAPPCSRGHTPPPSQRRSRRTMVDVTKWPLFSLMEGEELSSIRQACVFGTSANEVIYITHNDDVYVFGLNCSNCLGTGDSQSTILPKKLDFLSGRKVVSLSYGSGPHILLATEEGELFAWGHNGYSQLGNGTTNQGVAPVLVSASLLNKRVTEVACGSHHSLALTNTGEVYAWGYNNCGQVGSGSTANQPTPRRVSNCLQNKVVVSITCGQTSSLAVVENGEVYGWGYNGNGQLGLGNNGNQLTPCRLVGLQSLCVLQIVSGYAHSLALTDEGLLYAWGTNTYGQLGTGNKSNQLSPVQIMAEKESRIVEIAACHSTHTSAAKTQSGQVYMWGQCRGQSIVLPFLTHFSCTDDVFACFATPSVMWRLLSMEHDDFLTVSQSLKKEFDSPETADLKFSVDGKYIHVHKAVLKIRCEHFRSMFQSHWNEDMKEVIEIDQFTYPVYRSFLEFLYTDNIDLPPEDAIGLLDLATSYCENRLKRLCQHIIKRGITIENAFSLLAAAVRYDAEDLEEFCFKFCVNHLTEVTQTAAFWQIEGNLLKEFICRASRCGAFKN from the exons ATGTATTGGCTCTCACTTCCGGACACACCAACATCGGAGGGAGATGCTAACATTATCGGAGAGGTGGTAGCGGCGGCGGCAGGAGAAAGCGTTTCAGTGACCGGGATGCTAGCTACCCGTCCACCG TTGTCATTATTGACTATGGAACGCTCTTGTAG TGTGAAAAGCAGGGATAGCATCACCCACCAAGACTACGCACCTGCTCCTCCCTGTAGCCGGGGACACACCCCTCCACCGTCGCAACGGAGATCAAGACGCACTATGGTGGATGTGACAAAATGGCCGCTGTTTAGCCTGATGGAAGGCGAGGAGCTCTCGTCCATACGACAGGCCTGCGTGTTTGGAACCTCCGCCAACGAGGTCATCTACATCACCCACAATGATGAC GTGTATGTGTTTGGGCTGAACTGCAGTAACTGCCTGGGAACAGGGGATAGCCAAAGCACCATCCTACCTAAGAAGCTGGACTTTCTGAGTGGGAGGAAAGTGGTCAGCCTCAGCTATGGCAGCGGACCCCACATCCTCCTGGCCACTGAGG AGGGCGAGCTGTTTGCCTGGGGCCACAATGGTTACAGTCAGCTGGGGAATGGGACCACCAACCAGGGGGTCGCTCCTGTGCTGGTGTCTGCCAGCCTGCTCAACAAGAGGGTGACGGAAGTGGCCTGTGGTTCACATCACTCCCTGGCCCTGACCAACactggagag GTGTATGCTTGGGGCTACAATAACTGTGGCCAGGTGGGGTCAGGGTCCACGGCCAACCAGCCCACCCCCAGGAGAGTGTCCAACTGTCTGCAGAACAAGGTGGTCGTCAGCATCACATGTGGTCAAACCTCCTCTCTGGCTGTGGTTGAGAATGGAGAG GTGTACGGCTGGGGATATAACGGAAACGGCCAACTGGGGCTAGGCAACAATGGGAATCAGCTGACACCTTGTCGCCTGGTGGGCTTGCAGAGTCTCTGTGTGCTACAg ATAGTGTCTGGCTATGCCCACTCCTTGGCCCTAACGGACGAGGGGCTGCTGTATGCCTGGGGGACCAACACCTATGGCCAGCTGGGCACAGGCAACAAGAGCAACCAACTCAGCCCAGTCCAGATCATGGCTGAGAAGGAGAG cagGATTGTAGAGATTGCAGCATGCCActccacacacacctcagcagcTAAGACTCAGAGTGGCCAGGTGTACATGTGGGGCCAGTGTAGGGGTCAGTCCATCGTCTTGCCCTTCCTCACACACTTCTCCTGCACTGATGACGTTTTTGCTTGCTTCGCCACGCCCTccgtcatgtggaggctgctctCTATGG AGCATGATGACTTCCTGACAGTGTCCCAGTCTTTAAAGAAGGAGTTTGACAGCCCAGAGACGGCCGACCTCAAGTTCAGCGTGGACGGCAAATACATCCATGTGCACAAGGCTGTGCTCAAGATCAG GTGTGAGCACTTCAGGTCCATGTTCCAGTCCCATTGGAATGAAGACATGAAGGAGGTGATAGAGATCGACCAGTTCACCTACCCCGTCTACCGCTCCTTCCTAGAGTTCCTCTACACAGACAACATAGACCTGCCCCCAGAGGATGCTATTG GTCTGCTGGACCTGGCCACATCCTACTGTGAGAACCGCCTGAAGCGTCTCTGTCAGCACATCATCAAGAGAGGCATCACCATAGAGAACGCCTTCTCTCTGCTCGCTGCCGCCGTGCGCTACGACGCAGAG GACCTGGAGGAGTTCTGCTTTAAGTTCTGTGTGAACCACCTGACGGA